attggacagcactccAAGGGGCAAAGGAACATCCCTATGCCATACAGAACTGAGGGGCAGAGTCGGTATTAAAACCAGGCTGGTTTGTCTGCAGAGCCTGCGTGCCTGTCCACTACCCTCTCCTGCTGTTGAAAGGAATTCAAAAGGAAAGAGGTGAGATGAGCAAGACGTCAACCAAGAAATCTCACCAGAGTGAAGCCTTCTGGAGGGCAGGCCAGAGACAAGACATATGAAGAGCACAAGACCATCTTTACCACCTCCTGTCATGTGATAGATCACACGACAAGTCACATGACAGCTGTCAACAGCACCTTGGGCAACATGGTCCTGATGCTGCCCTTTACCCCATCAGAGATGTCttccaggtgggagggaggcttgcGACTTGATCTCTCTCCAGCTGTTCCATCTCCTATGAGAAGGGAATCAAGCATATAGTTGGGCACAAAAGAATGTCTTACATATGCTGCCACACTCCTGAGACTTCTTAGATGGTGCAGGTCAATCAAGGTCATTGATCACAACATTTTTGTGCCTTACTTGCCATTTTGATTCAGTTATCATCTATGATACACCTGTTATGTGCCAGTTTCTGAATCAGGCacctttagcttttttttttttttttttttttatttatttttatttatttatggctgtgttgggtccccgcttctgtgtgagggccttctccagctgcggcaagcgggggccactcttcatcgcagcgcgcgggcctctcaccaccgcggccccaCCCgctgcggaccacaggctccagacgcgcaggcccagcaactgtggctcacgggcccagctgctccgcggcacgcgggatcctcccagaccagggctcgaacccgtgtcccctgcactggcaggcagactctcaaccactgcgccaccagggaagccccaggcaccTTTTACATATATAACCCAAATAAATTTGGGAACCCACGTGGCTCCAGAATGTCCATAAactcaaaacaatttaaaataattccagggctttcctggtggcgcagtggctgagaatccgccggccaatgaaggggacacgggttcgagccctggtccaggaagatcccacctgccacggagcagctaagcccatgcgccacacacacacacacacacacaaaataaataaaataaataaaataagtccaGTCTTGATTCATATCTCTCAATATTAAAGGGGATTTGAACTATAAATGGTAGCATTGCTTCTTTTCTTCCCACTGTGTATTTGAActtgcactttattttttaaacaactttattgatatataattcacatcccatacaattcacctatttaaagtgtacaataatTTTAGGGCACTTTAGTCACTTCGAAAAGAAACTTCATACCCATGAGGAGTCACTCTATTCCTCCAACCCCACAGCCTCAGGCtcccactgatctgctttctgtctctatagatttgtttcttctggacatttcatgtaaatgatgtcatacaatatgtggcctcttgtgactggcttctttcactaagcataatattgcATCATGgttagtatttcattccttttttcttattgCCAAACAACATTCTGTTACacggatagaccacattttatttaaccactcatcagttgatagacGTTTATGTTGTGGCACTTTGGGGCTATAATGAATAGTACTATGAACATGCATGGACAAGTTTTGTATGGCCAtacgttttcacttctcttgggtctATCTGTAGGAGTGCAATGACTGGTTTACGTGCCAACTCAACAGGTTGAaacactaccaaactgtttttccaGGGGAAACAAGGGAAGATCGATACCTGGCGAATGTCAGGAAAGATGTTCACAGCTTGCAGCCCTTCACACTCCAGGAATTACTAAGAGGATCGGATCAGACCAGGAGGCAACGTTCTACATTTAGCACGAAGTCAATTCCCAGACCCAAACTCTTGCTTCTCATCCATACCGCCCACCTCTGCCCAGCCACGTTGTCCCGCAGAGCTCTCTTCTGGGGTCAGGTAAATAGAAAAGATAAGACTGAAGCGTGGCAGCTGAGGTCAGTAACCTCTCCGAGCCAAGCGCTATGTGTTTGGCTTTCCCGCACCTCTGCCATCTTGCTGCTCACCCAAGCGTCTCAGCTTGCAGCCGACACAGGACCTGGGGTCCCGGGGAGGACTCCCTTGCCTGCTATGAGTTTTCCTAAAGATGGAGCCACGCGTCTAAAATCTCAGCAGCCCTCTGACTGCTGGGACTGCTCGGGAGGAGCAAGCAGAGCGTTGCAGCTCATAGAAGACCTTTGAGAACTGCAGCTATAGGCAGGGAGAAAACCATCTGTTATTTTGTCTTCTGTTTGTTTTAGAATTTCAGAGAAAGTGAGCAGCTGGGCTGCTCAACTTTATTGTTGAAGAAGAGCTGGAGTGAGGAGCTCCGTTTTCCAAAACTGCAAAAAGCTGCCTCTTCTTGGTGACACTCACAGACCCTGGGCTCTTTAAGCGAGCATGCAGTGCTCTGTGCTCCAGGACTAGGACAGGGAAATGTGGCCTAATCGGAAATCCCAACTGTCCCCACAAGGATCTCAAAGGTTGCTCAGAAAAGGCCTCGCTCTCAAACCTCCTTGCTAACTTGAGGTGGTGGGCAGGGACCTGAGAGCCGGGAGGAGAAATGAAGTCAAGGGTAAGCTTGACCGCTGCCGCCTCTGGttaaaaaaggaagcaaagatgCACCAACCTGGCAGAGACAGTCACCACCATCTGTGCTTCCTGCCCTGGCCTCCTGTGCCTCAGCCCATCCACAGCCTCGCCTGGGTCATCCCACAGCGGCTTATGTCTAACGCAAGGTGACCAGCTAACCCAGTTGGCCCAGGGCTGAGAGGGCTCCTGGCATACGAGACTTTCAGTTTTCAAACAGAGACGGTTCCAGTTAAAACAGGACTAGTTTGTCACCCTAGGTGGTGACATGAGGATCTCTAACAGTGGTTGCCCTTCTTAGGGACTGAGAGATTGCAAAATCTCCCTGGCACTCTTTGGATCATCTTAAGCCTCTGACTTCAAGGGGGAAACCTGGGTACAGGGCAGGTGAGTGTGGGGTAAGTGAAGGCGGCAGATTTACACCCACAGCTCTGAAGTGTCACTCACACCTCCATCCAGCCCGTCTCCCCGGTTCCCAGACCTAAATCCATGCTTCCGGCAGCAATGTGACAGCCACGCTGTCCGACTGTGCCCAGCCATGCTGTCCCCAGAGCTCTCTTCCTCCTGGCCCTTGTTATCAATTAAGCTGAAGATGTAAGACTGAGGTGTGGAAACTGGGGTTGGTCACCTCCCCAGAGCCAGCGTCACCAGTGGACTTTGATTTGGTTCGGATCTTGGGGAGCAGAGGTGCCCAGGCCCAGGGGCTGAGTTGTGGCAATCACTTTCTTCTTGGCTCATAATTGGTTTAGGGTGGGCAAGGGACTCAAGACCGGCCAAAGAGATGTCAAAGAAAATCTGCTGGGGGGATTCTGGGAAAGGGTTTCCTCTCTGATGAAAAGGCGGCTCGCAAGGAAAGTTCTGCCACTTCTTTCCTGCCCCGGTAGTCATCGAGTGATGACACACTTTTGGAATTCCTGTAGCCATCCTTGTGTGACCACGAAGGGCAGcgtgagggagggaagaaagaggatCACAGAGATGCCAACACAGAGCTCTGTCATTGTTGAGTTACTGAACCAGCCATCTACTTCAGATgtcttttatgtaaaaaaaatagaCTCCTCAAAGAAGTCAGTATGGGTACCCTGTGGCTTGCAGCTGAAAGCTCTTGATAGAGGAGAAGCAAGCGTGAAGCCCTGCAGCAGGGAGACCATGAAAGGACACCTAGGCTTTCACCCGGTCTCCAGGTAGGACACCTGTCTAACCCAACCTGGGCCTATGCGCACCTGAGCTCTCCTAAAGAGGAAATCCACCAGATTCCTGTCCCTTCCTCTAGcacttcctcctcctcatcactcCAGGATGACTCACCTCCTTGGAATTGGAGGGCCTTGGGGCCACCCCCAAGGGACCTTCCAGTCCTTGACTCCAATCCCTTCCTTTGGTGTAGGGTGGTGGTCAGGAGAGGGAACGCTGGAGTCTTGCTGTGTACtcctaggcaagttacttaacctctccatgtctcagtttcctcatctgtcacggGGATAATAGTGCTTAGCTCacaaggttattgtgaggataaGAAGGATGAAATGTCAAGTGCATCTGACACTGCATCATGGGTCCTCAAGACCATCCTCAAGTTCAGTGATTCACTAGAACTACTCACAGACTAAGAAAAGCTGTTATGCGCATGACTATGGTTCATTACAGCAAAAGCATGCAGATTAATCTTAATTAGCAAAGATCAGAGGAGCACAGGGGAGAGTTCAGGAGAGACCAGGCACGAGCTTCCAGttgtcctctcccagtggaggGAGTTGTGTGGACAATGCTTAATTCCCCAGCAATGATGTGTGACAACGCTATGAAGTAGTGTCgaccagggaagctcacctgtCTCGGTGTCCAGGTATTTTACGGTGTTTATCTCTAGGCATGGAACACTCCTCCACCGCTGACCTTAGTTACTTAGTTTCTGGTCTCTACAGAAGTCAAACTGAAACAGCTTGGCCAAGGGTCCCCACCTAAAATCACAGTTGTTAGCATAAAGAATCTGGCGTGACCCAAGGCCCCAGGCAAACAGACACACTTTTTATCAGGCGGCATATTACAAGGGCTTAGAGGTTATCTCCCAGGAGTCGGTCAGGGGGTTAGATCTCTCCCTGAAATGTGCAAGGTTTGAACATCCCACACCTGCTGAGTCAACCCTTTACTGCACAGACACATAGGAAGCACCCAATGTTATTTTTGTGTCTTACATAGAGCTGAAATCGGCCTCCTGCCAGCATCCATCCTTTGTCGCTAGTGCCACCCTATAGAACAATATGGCTTCAGTCTAACCCTTTTCTGTTAAGAGGGGGACTATTATTTCCCATTCCTCTTTCATTATGGAGGGACCTCCACCCTAGCAGTGTTCCTGGCTCTCCTTCCCctcaccctctcctctccccaggaaagggaagtaaCTTTCTGAGTTGGTGGATTTGGGAAGAAGGTCAGCTCCTGCATggctctccccttcctctttcttgagCTATTTCTTCATAGAGAGGTCAAGCGATCTGGTTTACAGTAGCAGGAAGATGTCCACATCTGCATGCACCTGTGCCTGGAGACTGCATCAGGCTCAGGGCTGAAGTCTTAGGCCAGCCCACGTGGCTCACAGGGTTTAAACCACCTTCTCAAGCGGCTTTCTCAGCGATAAAGGTGACATTTTGTCTCCGTTTGCCTGGCTCCTGTGTCTACCCCCCAACTGCTTCCCTGCTTCCTTCCCAGGGACAAGAGGGGTGACATTTACTAGCCCCACAAACCCGAAACACCGTCAGGCCTTCCTGTGTTCGGAAGGGCATAATCAGGTGTCCCCTCAAACCTCTTCAGCCAAGTCCCCAGGTCCTTCGATCACGCCCCCTCTTCAGGATTGCCTGGGGCACACTGCGGGCTGTCTAGGACCCTCTAAAACGTTGGGCCAGACCTAAGCACAGATGCTCCAGGTGTGGCTTGGTGGGCACCAATCACGAGCAGCATTTCTCCCCCTCTTCTCAGAAttcccatgaacactgtcatttcTGAGTAGGCTGATTACAAACTGAACTTGCAGGAGATTCAGATCCATAGGAATTAGCATTAGATCCACTTTCTTCTGCGTAGGGCAGCTGATTGTTTAACCTCTTATTATAGTTGGCCAATCAAGTTTTCCTTCTCAGATACatttgtaaacacacacacacacacacacacacacacacacacatatcccacAAGGTTTAAGGGTATAGGAAttctgcccccctctgaccccactGCCAAAACAATCCTTTCTCCCAAAGCTCACCTCACCAATTTCAGTACACTCATATTTTATCTATTCAAGAAGTATTTAGCTTCCAAAAATAatacatagtggttaagagcacagctgCTGACATTAGACATTCCTAGGTTCAAATACCAACTCCATCATTTATCAgatgtgtgacctggggcaagttacttagcctctctgagtttTGGTTTTCTCAAAGTCCTAAAGTGAAGGTTATACTAGTACCCACCTCCAAAGGGCCAAGCCTGGTGCCTAGACTATATCATGTTCTTGATAACTATAAACTAGTAGTAGTGGTAATAATGTTACTAGTATTAACATTATTGTTACCACTTCAGCTAAACCTTCCAAAGTAGAAACTACCTAAAGTTACAGCAGGGATGCAGCCCTTCAGGGTAGATGGTTGATAGATGGATGTCGCCATTAAGGATGGGTCATGAAGTTCAGCCTGGGCGTTGCAGGTGTTCGAATCTTGTTTGGAGAGATTCCAtaaaagagagaggagggaggctggAGCTGAGCTGGACTCTCAGAGGGTGCAGCCCAGGCTGTAAGTCCCGACCTGGGAAGACAGAGGCCCACTCCGCTCAGGTGCTGACCTAGCCTCCAGGCACTCGCTTCTGCTGTTCGGGGGAGAATCCCTGCTGCGTGGCAGAGTTTTGCAGGACCAGAGAGAAAATATGACTTGATGAAACAGAAAGCCTTATTGAAAATAAAAGGCACAGTGACAGCTAAGGAGCACCCAATTCACCTATGTGACAATCCCAACCCTCCAGAAGAACAGGTCCATGGACAGCCTGATATGGTTCCAAGGGGGCAGCaagatagcaaataagcacagGTGACCTGGACTTGAACTTTCAAGCACGGAGACCTTGGGGAAAGGACTTAGCTTCCTGAGGTCGGCTATCCACCCTGCACAACAGGGAAACAACACTTGCTTCTAACGGTGCCTGTGGGAGTAGTTGGGATGGTGTGGGTACATCACCTGATGAGTGGCGGGGCATCCTAACAATTCCAGCTCAGACATGAAAATCAGCTTCACGGCTTTAGAGCCCCACCTTCTAGGTGTTGCCTCATCAGTGCACTGAGCTCATCTGACTCCACCCCTCGGAGCCTAATTCCCTCTGTGGATCTCACTGGCCCGGCTGCAGACCAAACAGAGAGGAAGTAGAGGTGGGCAAAGGCGGCAAAGGGAGATATGACGGTCTAACCATGAAAGCAGGCAGAAAAGCCAACTGGGCGAGGATGAGAACCACAAAAGAAAAGTAGTCTGAGGCCACTCAGTGCTCGGGCGGATGATCGACCCCTTTCAGCAGACCGTGCATGAAGGAACAAGCCATGAGAGCCTCGACTCATTAAAAGAAGGTAAATCTGTTCAACGCCATCAgtttaagaagattaaaaaaacatgGTATACATTTGAGCAATAGTACCATTACAAACAGGAAAAGAGTTAAAGGTGAAAGTTACAGGTGTCATTCAAAGACTGAGTGTTGGAGCGCCTCCTTCTTGGGTGATGCCGGGTGAACGGAACTTCACCGAAAGAACACACCGGGTCTTTTCGCCTCTCAGCAAGGTGTTATTTAGGTAGGAGGAAAGCAGTGGAAATGGGGAAGGGGAGCAAATCGATCAAAACTCAGGGTCTGTCCTTCTATCGAAAAGAATCTTCTACTCGGCTGCTAGGTGAGGAACGCGGCTTCTACCGGAGGGGCCTCAGTCGGCCTGGATCTTCCGGGGGATGCCCAGCGCCTCGCAGCTCCGGCCCAGCAGCAGGCACTCCAGCCGCCTGCAGTGCTCCCAGAGCCGCTTCTCGCGGGGCAGCAGGAAGGTGAGGACCTTGTTCCGCACGATGCCCCGGTCCTCCTCCTCCCGCAGCCGCTGCTTCACGCGGGCCGCCTGCTCCTCCTGCTGCGCCAGCGCCCCGTTCATCTCACCGAAGGCGTCTTCCAGGTCATGGATGGCCCTCAGTGCCTCCTTCTTGAAGTCCTCCAGCTCCCGTTGCACCCCGGCCACCTGCTGCTGCAGGATCTCCAGGTGGGCTGGCGGCAGGACGCAGGAGGGCCACGGCTGGGGGAGCGAGAAGTCTCCAGATTGGAGGCCGCTCTCCACCATCTTCTTCCCCTGTAAGGTGTTCACCTTCATGAGAATGGAGCCGGCCTGATAGAGGGGGTCCATAGTGTCGCCTTCGTTTGGACAAAGAGAGGGAGCTAGGGACCAGCCAGGTCAGTGGGCCAGGTCTGGCCCAGCCAGAGACACAATCCTTTGGAGTGGAGAAACCCCGCATATTGTGACATCAGGGCCTCTCCGGCCA
This is a stretch of genomic DNA from Eschrichtius robustus isolate mEscRob2 chromosome 20, mEscRob2.pri, whole genome shotgun sequence. It encodes these proteins:
- the CCDC182 gene encoding coiled-coil domain-containing protein 182, whose protein sequence is MDPLYQAGSILMKVNTLQGKKMVESGLQSGDFSLPQPWPSCVLPPAHLEILQQQVAGVQRELEDFKKEALRAIHDLEDAFGEMNGALAQQEEQAARVKQRLREEEDRGIVRNKVLTFLLPREKRLWEHCRRLECLLLGRSCEALGIPRKIQAD